DNA sequence from the Pedobacter sp. W3I1 genome:
CCAGTCCGCTGCAAACAGGCGCTTTTTCTGGCATTTTAAAAAGCTGGTATTTTAAAGAGCTACTTCCTGAATTGATTACTAAAATGTTCATATTAAATATCCTGGCATTGAATTGCTGTAATTACAACAGTATTAAAAATATCATCTACCGTACAGCCACGGCTCAAATCGTTTATCGGTTTGTTTAAGCCTTGCAACATTGGGCCAATAGCCAATGCCCCGGTTTCGCGTTGTACTGCTTTGTAGGTATTGTTTCCGGTATTTAGATCGGGGAAGATGAGTACACTCGCTCTGCCCGCTACTTCAGATCCAGGTAGTTTTTGTTTACCTACAAGTGGGTCTACTGCGGCATCATATTGTATCGGCCCTTCAATTTTTAGTTCCGGATGCCTTGCTTTAACTATGGCAGTGGCTTCTCTTACGCGTTCTACATCTTCACCTTCCCCTGATGTGCCAGAAGAATAAGATAACATGGCAATGCGGGGCTCAATGCCGAATTTGGCGCTGCTTTCTGCTGAAGAAATGGCTATTTCTGCCAGCTGTTGTGCTGTAGGATTAGGGTTAACCGCACAATCGCCAAATATGGCCACCCGTTCTGGCAGGCACATAAAGAAAATGGATGAAACCACCGATACGCCTGGCTTTGTTTTAACAAACTGCAAAGCAGGTCTGATGGTGTGCTGGGTGGTATGAACGGCACCCGAAACCATTCCATCGGCATCGCCTTTATAAACCATCATGGTCCCGAAATAAGAAACATCGGTCATCATATCTCTGGCCATTTCCAAGTTTACATTCTTGGCTTTTCGTAATTCATGTAAAGTATTTACATAGTCATTGTAATGGGCAGATTGTATGGGATTATGTATTTTTAAAGTATTGGTATCCAGATTCAATCCAAGTCTTTTAATGGTATTGATAATTTCGGCTGGATCGCCTAAAAGTGTGATGTCTACAATATCCTGGGTAATCAGCTTCTCCACTGCTTTTAAAATACGTTCGTCATTTCCTTCTGGTAAAACGATATGTTTTTTATCACGTTTGGCCCATTTAACCAATTGGTATTGAAACATATGTGGGGTAATGCCCTGGTAGCTAAAAGTGATAATTTTATCATCAAGTGCCTTAATGTCAACATATTTTTCGAAAAGCTCTATCGCGACTGCAATTTTCTTTTTGTTTTCAATTGTGATTTTTGAGTGGATACTACCAATGGTTGTAGTGGTTTCGAAGGTTCCCTTCTTGACTGCTATTATTGGGATAATGGTCTGTAAACCTTCAATCAATTTAATAATCGGCTCATCGGGTAAACTACCTGCGGTTAAAACAATACCTGCAATTTTTGGATAATTGGCTGATAAATTAGCTTGAAGGGCGCCAATAATAATATCACCCCGATCGCCAGGAGTAACAATAAGCAGGTTATCTTTAATGTGCCTTAAAAAATTAGGCAACATCATAGCGCCGGTTACAAAATTATCAACCTGGTTGTCTAATAATTCAGATCCAAAAAGCACTTCGCCACCTAAGGCTAAAGTAATTTCTTTCATGGTTGGACTTTGCAAACCAGTTTCAGTCGGGATAACGGCTATGAGCAGTTCTGCTGGCAATTGATTGGTTAACGCTTGTTTAATACGCTCTGCCTCCTCTGGATTCACCATATTGGCCACTACACCTAATACCTGTACATCGCGCAGCAGGAAATTACGGTAGATATTGATGGCTGATTTAAAAAGCTGACTTGCGGTTTTGTTTTTTCCTGATACTACTATTAAAACAGGTGCACCCAGGTTTTTGGCCATTAAGGCGTTCGATTCGAATTCAAAGGCCATGCCTTCACCTAAAAAGTCGCTACCCTCGATTACCGTAAAGTCATAATTATCTTCAAGCTTTTTATATTTACTGATGATGGTATTGATAATCGTTCCGCTATCTTCTGATTGGTGGAGCATTTCCTGTCGTGTAAAGGCAAAAGCATCCTCATATTTAACAGGGAGCGAAAAATAATCTAACATGGCTTCTACATGTTCATCCTTTTTATTCGGGTCGTCTTGTGCAATAATCGGTTTAAAATAACCTACTTTTTGGGTTTTGGCCAATAACATATTG
Encoded proteins:
- the pta gene encoding phosphate acetyltransferase, with amino-acid sequence MTKNIFIASAEPYTGKSVIAFGMINMLLAKTQKVGYFKPIIAQDDPNKKDEHVEAMLDYFSLPVKYEDAFAFTRQEMLHQSEDSGTIINTIISKYKKLEDNYDFTVIEGSDFLGEGMAFEFESNALMAKNLGAPVLIVVSGKNKTASQLFKSAINIYRNFLLRDVQVLGVVANMVNPEEAERIKQALTNQLPAELLIAVIPTETGLQSPTMKEITLALGGEVLFGSELLDNQVDNFVTGAMMLPNFLRHIKDNLLIVTPGDRGDIIIGALQANLSANYPKIAGIVLTAGSLPDEPIIKLIEGLQTIIPIIAVKKGTFETTTTIGSIHSKITIENKKKIAVAIELFEKYVDIKALDDKIITFSYQGITPHMFQYQLVKWAKRDKKHIVLPEGNDERILKAVEKLITQDIVDITLLGDPAEIINTIKRLGLNLDTNTLKIHNPIQSAHYNDYVNTLHELRKAKNVNLEMARDMMTDVSYFGTMMVYKGDADGMVSGAVHTTQHTIRPALQFVKTKPGVSVVSSIFFMCLPERVAIFGDCAVNPNPTAQQLAEIAISSAESSAKFGIEPRIAMLSYSSGTSGEGEDVERVREATAIVKARHPELKIEGPIQYDAAVDPLVGKQKLPGSEVAGRASVLIFPDLNTGNNTYKAVQRETGALAIGPMLQGLNKPINDLSRGCTVDDIFNTVVITAIQCQDI